One region of Streptomyces subrutilus genomic DNA includes:
- a CDS encoding cytosine permease, with protein sequence MPIEQRGVDTIPEEERTSGPRDLIAILLGSNLCLGVIVFGWLPPSFGLGLWPSVTAIVTGTLVGIAFTAPLALVSLRTATNLSTSSGAQFGVRGRLVGSVVGLLLSLGYTALTLWIGGDVMVGVLSRLTGLPDTGVSRGAMYGLLAACTVVAAVFGYRLLLRMSKVLSVGMVLLLAVGVFAYAPEFTTAAPPDTEYLLGSFWSTWLLAAVAAGLSGPVAFITLLGDYTRYISPRRHSSRKVLGATGLGLLVGLLVPQLFGTFTALAARAGADYAGPLVEAAPFWYLLPLLAAAAAGSVGNAGLMLYSMGLDLDAIVPRATRTTATVIAAAVATAFVFVGSFEWDVQAAMTSFVLLLTALGTPWAVITLIGHLRCKGRYDADALQVFNRRSVGGAYWYRGGWNTAATASWAIGAGVGLLSVATPFYEGPLLALTGGVDCSFVLSGLAGGLVYAALTARTSPAAVPAEEPATA encoded by the coding sequence ATGCCCATCGAACAGCGCGGAGTCGACACCATCCCCGAGGAGGAGCGGACGAGTGGCCCGCGTGACCTGATCGCGATCCTGCTCGGCTCCAACCTCTGCCTTGGCGTGATCGTGTTCGGCTGGCTTCCCCCGTCCTTCGGGCTCGGTCTGTGGCCCTCCGTCACCGCCATCGTGACCGGCACCCTCGTCGGCATCGCCTTCACCGCGCCGCTGGCGCTGGTCTCCCTGCGGACCGCCACCAACCTCTCCACCTCCAGCGGCGCCCAGTTCGGCGTGCGCGGCCGCCTCGTCGGCTCGGTCGTCGGCCTGCTGCTGTCGCTCGGCTACACCGCGCTCACCCTGTGGATCGGCGGCGACGTGATGGTCGGCGTGCTGTCGCGGCTCACCGGGCTGCCGGACACCGGTGTCTCCCGGGGGGCGATGTACGGGCTGCTGGCCGCCTGCACCGTCGTCGCGGCCGTCTTCGGCTACCGGCTGCTGCTGCGCATGAGCAAGGTGCTGTCCGTCGGCATGGTGCTCCTGCTCGCCGTCGGCGTCTTCGCGTACGCCCCCGAGTTCACCACCGCCGCGCCGCCGGACACCGAGTACCTGCTCGGCTCCTTCTGGTCGACCTGGCTGCTCGCCGCCGTCGCGGCCGGCCTCAGCGGGCCCGTCGCCTTCATCACCCTGCTCGGCGACTACACCCGCTACATCTCCCCGCGCCGGCACAGCTCCCGCAAGGTCCTCGGGGCCACCGGCCTCGGCCTGCTCGTCGGGCTGCTGGTACCGCAGCTCTTCGGCACCTTCACCGCGCTCGCCGCCCGGGCCGGGGCCGACTACGCGGGGCCGCTGGTCGAGGCCGCCCCGTTCTGGTACCTGCTCCCGCTGCTCGCCGCGGCGGCCGCCGGCTCGGTGGGCAACGCCGGGCTGATGCTCTACTCCATGGGGCTCGACCTCGACGCGATCGTCCCCCGGGCCACCCGCACCACGGCGACCGTGATCGCCGCGGCCGTCGCCACCGCCTTCGTCTTCGTCGGCTCCTTCGAGTGGGACGTGCAGGCGGCGATGACCTCCTTCGTCCTGCTGCTGACCGCGCTCGGCACCCCGTGGGCCGTGATCACGCTCATCGGCCACCTGCGCTGCAAGGGCCGGTACGACGCCGACGCCCTCCAGGTCTTCAACCGGCGCTCGGTGGGCGGGGCCTACTGGTACCGCGGCGGGTGGAACACGGCCGCCACCGCCTCGTGGGCCATCGGCGCGGGGGTCGGTCTGCTCTCCGTGGCCACCCCGTTCTACGAGGGCCCGCTGCTCGCCCTGACCGGTGGCGTGGACTGCTCCTTCGTCCTCTCCGGCCTGGCGGGCGGGCTCGTCTACGCGGCCCTGACCGCCCGCACCTCCCCGGCGGCCGTCCCGGCCGAGGAGCCGGCGACGGCCTGA
- a CDS encoding YceI family protein: protein MGLFTRRSQDTLTTTAPTAVDPALAALTGDYAIDPAHSSIGFTVRHAMVTNVRGGFDSFEGSLHLDGSDPARSTASIDVTIGSVNTGIGDRDAHLLGSDFFDAELFPLMTFRSTRAAQLGGDAYRVTGELTIKDVTRPLSIDLEFTGSAKDVYGNERVGFEGSAEILRSDWGLTWNAALEAGGVMVSDKVKLGFDISAIKQA, encoded by the coding sequence ATGGGCCTCTTCACCCGCCGCAGCCAGGACACCCTCACCACCACCGCCCCGACCGCGGTGGACCCGGCGCTCGCCGCCCTGACCGGCGACTACGCCATCGACCCCGCGCACAGCAGCATCGGCTTCACCGTCCGCCACGCCATGGTCACCAACGTCCGCGGCGGCTTCGACTCCTTCGAGGGCAGCCTGCACCTGGACGGCAGCGACCCAGCCCGCTCCACGGCCTCCATCGACGTGACGATCGGCTCGGTCAACACCGGCATCGGCGACCGCGACGCCCACCTGCTGGGCAGCGACTTCTTCGACGCCGAACTCTTCCCGCTGATGACCTTCCGCTCCACGCGGGCGGCCCAGCTCGGCGGCGACGCGTACCGCGTCACCGGCGAGCTGACGATCAAGGACGTCACGCGTCCGCTCTCCATCGACCTGGAGTTCACCGGATCCGCCAAGGACGTCTACGGCAACGAGCGCGTCGGCTTCGAGGGCTCCGCCGAGATCCTGCGCTCCGACTGGGGCCTGACCTGGAACGCCGCGCTGGAGGCGGGCGGTGTGATGGTCAGCGACAAGGTGAAGCTCGGCTTCGACATCTCGGCCATCAAGCAGGCCTGA
- the cimA gene encoding citramalate synthase codes for MTTTPEAAAAVLDDGFHVFDTTLRDGAQREGINLTVADKLTIARHLDDFGVGFIEGGWPGANPRDTEFFARARAEIDFKNAQLVAFGATRRAGGTAAADPQVRALLESGAPVITLVAKSHDRHVELALRTTLDENLEMVRDTVSHLVAQGRRVFVDCEHFFDGYRANAAYAKSVVRTAHEAGADVVILCDTNGGMLPAQITATVATVLADTGARLGIHAQDDTGCAVANTLAAVDAGATHVQCTANGYGERVGNANLFPVVAALEIKYGRTVLPEGALAEMTRISHAIAEVVNLTPSTHQPYVGVSAFAHKAGLHASAIKVDPDLYQHIDPERVGNTMRMLVSDMAGRASIELKGKELGVDLGGDRALISRVVERVKERELKGYTYEAADASFELLLRAEAEGRSRKYFRIESWRAIIEDRPDGTHANEATVKLWAKGERIVATAEGNGPVNALDRALRVALERFYPQLAKFELVDYKVRILEGTHGTESTTRVLVATTDGVREWSTVGVAPNVIAASWQALEDAFTYGLLHAGVEPAE; via the coding sequence ATGACGACGACACCAGAGGCGGCAGCAGCGGTCCTCGACGACGGCTTCCATGTCTTCGACACCACGCTGCGCGACGGTGCGCAGCGCGAGGGCATCAACCTCACGGTCGCCGACAAGCTCACGATCGCCCGGCACCTGGACGACTTCGGGGTGGGCTTCATCGAGGGCGGCTGGCCCGGCGCCAACCCCCGCGACACCGAGTTCTTCGCGCGTGCCCGGGCCGAGATCGACTTCAAGAACGCCCAGCTGGTCGCCTTCGGCGCGACCCGGCGAGCGGGCGGCACGGCCGCCGCGGACCCGCAGGTGCGGGCCCTGCTGGAGTCCGGCGCCCCGGTGATCACGCTGGTGGCCAAGTCCCACGACCGCCACGTCGAACTCGCCCTGCGCACCACCTTGGACGAGAACCTCGAGATGGTCCGCGACACGGTCTCCCACCTGGTGGCCCAGGGCCGCCGCGTCTTCGTCGACTGCGAGCACTTCTTCGACGGCTACCGGGCCAACGCCGCGTACGCGAAGTCCGTCGTGCGCACCGCCCACGAGGCCGGGGCCGACGTCGTCATCCTCTGCGACACCAACGGCGGGATGCTGCCCGCCCAGATCACCGCGACCGTCGCGACCGTCCTCGCGGACACCGGCGCCCGCCTCGGCATCCACGCCCAGGACGACACCGGCTGCGCCGTCGCCAACACCCTCGCCGCCGTGGACGCGGGCGCCACCCACGTGCAGTGCACGGCCAACGGCTACGGCGAGCGCGTCGGCAACGCGAACCTCTTCCCCGTCGTGGCCGCCCTGGAGATCAAGTACGGCCGCACGGTGCTCCCCGAGGGCGCCCTCGCCGAGATGACCCGGATCTCGCACGCCATCGCCGAGGTCGTCAACCTCACGCCCTCCACGCACCAGCCGTACGTGGGCGTCTCCGCCTTCGCGCACAAGGCGGGCCTGCACGCATCGGCCATCAAGGTCGACCCGGACCTCTACCAGCACATCGACCCCGAGCGCGTCGGCAACACCATGCGCATGCTGGTCTCCGACATGGCCGGCCGCGCCTCGATCGAGCTCAAGGGCAAGGAGCTCGGCGTCGACCTCGGCGGGGACCGCGCGCTGATCTCCCGGGTCGTGGAGCGGGTCAAGGAGCGCGAGCTCAAGGGCTACACGTACGAGGCCGCCGACGCCTCCTTCGAGCTGCTGCTGCGGGCCGAGGCCGAGGGCCGGTCCCGCAAGTACTTCCGCATCGAGTCCTGGCGGGCGATCATCGAGGACCGCCCGGACGGCACCCACGCCAACGAGGCCACGGTCAAGCTCTGGGCCAAGGGCGAGCGGATCGTCGCGACGGCCGAGGGCAACGGCCCGGTCAACGCCCTGGACCGCGCCCTGCGGGTGGCCTTGGAGCGCTTCTACCCGCAGCTCGCCAAGTTCGAGCTGGTCGACTACAAGGTCCGCATCCTGGAGGGCACGCACGGCACGGAGTCCACGACCCGCGTGCTGGTCGCCACGACGGACGGCGTGCGCGAGTGGTCCACGGTCGGCGTGGCCCCGAACGTGATCGCGGCCTCCTGGCAGGCCCTGGAGGACGCCTTCACCTACGGCCTGCTGCACGCGGGCGTGGAGCCGGCGGAGTAG
- the ureA gene encoding urease subunit gamma translates to MRLTPTERDRLLLRSAAELARARRARGLRLNVPEATALIADTVCEAARDGKRLAEAIEEARGVLGPGDVLPGVADVVTEVHVEAVFDDGSRLAVVSSPIQGAVPLGDDAPGAVVPGPGVPQPEPVLHLRVRNTAPVPVSVTSHFHFFEANPRLDFDRAAAYGMRLCVPAGSSVRFDPHGEGEVGLVPIGGDRIAIGFAGLVDGPLDAPGAKALALARAEACGYLGASAEGPAAEGPAAPGAGPSGTGPSGIDPAPPTPHAGPAGQADGTERADGAQA, encoded by the coding sequence GTGCGGCTGACCCCTACGGAGCGCGACCGGCTGCTGCTCCGCAGCGCGGCGGAACTGGCCAGGGCCCGGCGGGCCCGGGGCCTGAGGCTCAACGTCCCGGAGGCCACCGCGCTGATCGCGGACACGGTCTGCGAGGCCGCGCGCGACGGCAAGCGGCTCGCGGAGGCCATCGAGGAGGCCCGCGGCGTGCTGGGCCCCGGCGACGTCCTGCCGGGCGTGGCCGACGTGGTGACCGAGGTGCACGTGGAGGCCGTCTTCGACGACGGCTCCCGGCTCGCGGTGGTCTCGTCCCCCATCCAGGGCGCGGTGCCGCTCGGCGACGACGCCCCCGGGGCGGTCGTCCCCGGCCCCGGCGTGCCCCAGCCCGAACCGGTGCTGCACCTGCGCGTGCGCAACACCGCCCCCGTGCCGGTGAGCGTCACCTCCCACTTCCACTTCTTCGAGGCCAACCCCCGCCTCGACTTCGACCGCGCCGCGGCCTACGGGATGCGGCTGTGCGTCCCGGCGGGCTCCTCCGTACGGTTCGACCCGCACGGCGAGGGCGAGGTCGGGCTCGTCCCGATCGGCGGCGACCGCATCGCGATCGGCTTCGCGGGCCTGGTCGACGGCCCCCTCGACGCGCCCGGGGCCAAGGCGCTCGCGCTGGCCCGGGCCGAGGCGTGCGGCTACCTGGGCGCCTCCGCCGAGGGCCCGGCCGCCGAGGGCCCGGCCGCCCCGGGTGCCGGCCCGTCGGGTACCGGCCCGTCGGGCATCGACCCGGCTCCCCCCACCCCCCACGCCGGACCGGCCGGACAGGCCGACGGCACCGAGCGAGCGGACGGAGCGCAGGCGTGA
- a CDS encoding branched-chain amino acid aminotransferase, which translates to MTTPTIELKPSSNPLSDAEREAILASPGFGRHFTDHMVTIKWTEGRGWHDAELVPYAPLSIDPANMTLHYAQTIFEGLKAYRQPDGSVATFRPHANAERFQASARRMAMPELPAELFIEACDALIQQDRAWVPDSGEASLYLRPFMFASEVGLGVRPANEFLFIVIASPAGAYFPGGVKPVSVWLSEEYVRAVKGGTGAAKTGGNYAASLVAQAQAASHGCDQVVWLDAVEHRWIEEMGGMNLYFVYGDRIVTPELTGSLLPGITRDSLLTIARDLGYTAEEGRITTEDWQRDNADGTLTEVFACGTAAVITPVGSVKSERADWVQGDGQPGPVTMRLRKALLELQTGHAADTHGWMHPLG; encoded by the coding sequence ATGACGACGCCCACGATCGAGCTCAAGCCCTCCTCGAACCCGCTGTCCGACGCGGAGCGCGAGGCGATCCTGGCCAGCCCCGGCTTCGGCCGCCACTTCACCGACCACATGGTCACGATCAAGTGGACCGAGGGCCGCGGCTGGCACGACGCCGAGCTGGTCCCGTACGCGCCGCTGTCGATCGACCCGGCGAACATGACGCTGCACTACGCGCAGACGATCTTCGAGGGGCTCAAGGCCTACCGCCAGCCCGACGGCTCCGTCGCCACCTTCCGCCCGCACGCCAACGCCGAGCGCTTCCAGGCCTCCGCGCGGCGCATGGCCATGCCGGAGCTGCCGGCCGAGCTGTTCATCGAGGCCTGCGACGCCCTCATCCAGCAGGACCGCGCCTGGGTTCCGGACTCCGGCGAGGCCTCCCTGTACCTGCGGCCGTTCATGTTCGCCTCCGAGGTCGGCCTTGGCGTCCGCCCGGCCAACGAGTTCCTCTTCATCGTCATCGCCTCGCCCGCCGGCGCGTACTTCCCCGGCGGCGTCAAGCCCGTCTCCGTCTGGCTCTCCGAGGAGTACGTCCGCGCGGTCAAGGGCGGCACCGGCGCGGCCAAGACCGGCGGCAACTACGCCGCGTCCCTGGTCGCCCAGGCCCAGGCCGCCTCGCACGGCTGCGACCAGGTGGTCTGGCTCGACGCCGTCGAGCACCGCTGGATCGAGGAGATGGGCGGGATGAACCTGTACTTCGTGTACGGCGACCGCATCGTCACCCCGGAGCTCACCGGCTCGCTCCTGCCCGGCATCACCCGCGACTCCCTCCTCACCATCGCCCGAGACCTCGGCTACACCGCCGAAGAGGGCCGGATCACCACCGAGGACTGGCAGCGCGACAACGCCGACGGCACCCTCACCGAGGTGTTCGCCTGCGGCACCGCCGCCGTCATCACCCCGGTCGGCTCGGTCAAGTCCGAGCGCGCCGACTGGGTGCAGGGCGACGGGCAGCCCGGCCCGGTCACCATGCGGCTGCGCAAGGCCCTCCTGGAACTCCAGACCGGCCACGCCGCCGACACCCATGGCTGGATGCACCCGCTCGGCTGA
- a CDS encoding urease subunit alpha, with the protein MDPQEYASVFGPRAGDRVRLGDSGLTVRVEHDAQKPGDEFLAGFGKTARDGLHLKAAAVRETCDVVISNVLVIDAVLGIRKVSIGIREGRIHAIGRAGNPDTLDGVDVVVGTGTSIVSGEGLIATAGAVDTHVHLLSPRIMEASLAAGVTTVIGQEFGPVWGVGVNSPWALKHAFNAFDAWPVNIGFLARGSSSDGAPLVEALAEGGACGFKVHEDMGAHTRALDTALRVAEEYDVQVALHSDGLNECLSVEDTLRVLEGRTIHAFHIEGCGGGHVPNVLKMAGVPNVIGSSTNPTLPFGRDAVAEHYGMIVSVHDLKPDLPGDAAMARDRIRAGTMGAEDVLHDLGAIGITSSDAQGMGRAGETIRRTFAMAAKMKGELGPLEGDGEGDDNARVLRYMAKLTINPAIAHGLAHEIGSIEVGKLADIVLWRPQFFGAKPQLVLKSGFPAYGVTGDPNAATDTCEPLVLGPQFGSYGATAADISVAFVSAAAAALGGDEMPTRRRRVAVRGTRGIGPGDLLLNSRVGAVDVDARSGLVSLDGEPLRSEAAESVSLNRLYFL; encoded by the coding sequence ATCGACCCGCAGGAGTACGCCTCCGTCTTCGGCCCCCGCGCCGGCGACCGGGTGCGGCTCGGCGACTCCGGGCTCACCGTCCGGGTCGAGCACGACGCCCAGAAGCCCGGCGACGAGTTCCTGGCCGGATTCGGCAAGACCGCCCGCGACGGCCTGCACCTGAAGGCGGCCGCCGTCCGCGAGACCTGCGACGTCGTGATCAGCAACGTCCTGGTGATCGACGCCGTCCTCGGCATCCGCAAGGTCTCCATCGGCATCCGCGAGGGCCGCATCCACGCCATCGGCCGGGCCGGCAACCCGGACACCCTCGACGGGGTCGACGTGGTCGTCGGCACGGGCACCTCGATCGTCTCCGGCGAGGGCCTGATCGCCACCGCCGGAGCCGTCGACACCCACGTGCACCTGCTGTCCCCGCGCATCATGGAGGCCTCGCTCGCCGCGGGCGTCACCACGGTCATCGGCCAGGAGTTCGGCCCGGTCTGGGGCGTCGGCGTCAACTCCCCGTGGGCGCTGAAGCACGCCTTCAACGCCTTCGACGCCTGGCCCGTCAACATCGGCTTCCTGGCCCGCGGCTCCTCCTCGGACGGCGCCCCGCTGGTCGAGGCGCTCGCCGAGGGCGGCGCCTGCGGCTTCAAGGTCCACGAGGACATGGGCGCCCACACCCGCGCCCTGGACACCGCCCTGCGGGTGGCCGAGGAGTACGACGTACAGGTCGCCCTGCACAGCGACGGCCTCAACGAGTGCCTCTCCGTCGAGGACACCCTGCGGGTGCTGGAGGGCCGGACCATCCACGCCTTCCACATCGAGGGCTGCGGCGGCGGGCACGTGCCGAACGTGCTCAAGATGGCGGGCGTGCCGAACGTCATCGGCTCCTCCACCAACCCCACGCTGCCCTTCGGCCGGGACGCGGTCGCCGAGCACTACGGCATGATCGTCTCTGTCCACGACCTCAAGCCGGACCTCCCGGGCGACGCCGCCATGGCCCGCGACCGGATCCGCGCCGGCACCATGGGGGCCGAGGACGTCCTGCACGACCTCGGCGCGATCGGCATCACCTCCTCCGACGCCCAGGGCATGGGCCGCGCGGGCGAGACCATCCGCCGCACCTTCGCCATGGCCGCCAAGATGAAGGGCGAGCTCGGTCCGCTGGAAGGCGACGGCGAGGGCGACGACAACGCCCGCGTCCTGCGCTACATGGCCAAGCTGACCATCAATCCGGCCATCGCCCACGGCCTCGCCCACGAGATCGGCTCCATCGAGGTCGGCAAGCTCGCCGACATCGTCCTGTGGCGCCCGCAGTTCTTCGGCGCCAAGCCGCAGCTGGTGCTCAAGTCCGGCTTCCCGGCGTACGGGGTCACCGGCGATCCCAACGCGGCCACCGACACCTGTGAACCGCTGGTCCTCGGCCCGCAGTTCGGCTCGTACGGGGCCACCGCCGCCGACATCTCCGTCGCCTTCGTCTCGGCCGCCGCGGCCGCCCTCGGCGGCGACGAGATGCCGACCCGCCGGCGCCGCGTCGCCGTCCGCGGCACCCGCGGCATCGGCCCGGGGGACCTGCTCCTCAACTCCCGGGTGGGCGCGGTCGATGTGGACGCGCGCAGCGGCCTGGTCTCCCTCGACGGGGAACCGCTGCGCTCCGAAGCCGCCGAATCGGTCTCCCTGAACCGCCTGTACTTCCTGTAA
- a CDS encoding agmatine deiminase family protein — translation MTAQPVNDGFRMPAEWTPHERTWMAWPSPNPTFTNEQELAEAREAWGAVARAVRTYEPVTLVVSPGDAENARAIAGAGEGHPLTVVERELDDAWMRDIGPTFVTDGAGGLAAVDWTFNGWGAQEWARWEHDSKIARHVSDVAGTRTYSTPLVNEGGAIHVDGEGTVLLTDTVQLGEGRNPGWSRRQVEAEIHAHLGTTKAIWLPYGLAGDYGTYGTQGHVDIVAAFARPGVVMVHTQPDPAHPDHERCKTIAALLRASTDARGRQLQVVEIPAPTVLEEDGEWVDYSYINHYLCNDGVVLCSFDDPRDEEAAEIFRGLFPERTVTLVDARTIFAGGGGIHCITQQQPKV, via the coding sequence ATGACCGCACAGCCCGTGAACGACGGTTTCCGGATGCCCGCCGAGTGGACGCCCCACGAGCGCACCTGGATGGCCTGGCCCAGCCCCAACCCCACCTTCACCAACGAGCAGGAGCTCGCCGAGGCCCGCGAGGCCTGGGGCGCCGTGGCCCGCGCGGTGCGCACGTACGAGCCCGTGACGCTCGTCGTCTCGCCGGGCGACGCCGAGAACGCCCGCGCGATCGCCGGGGCCGGCGAGGGCCACCCGCTCACGGTGGTGGAGCGCGAGCTCGACGACGCCTGGATGCGAGACATCGGCCCGACCTTCGTGACCGACGGAGCCGGCGGGCTGGCGGCCGTCGACTGGACCTTCAACGGCTGGGGCGCCCAGGAATGGGCCCGCTGGGAGCACGACTCGAAGATCGCCCGGCACGTCTCGGACGTGGCAGGCACCCGTACGTACAGCACCCCGCTCGTCAACGAGGGCGGCGCCATCCACGTCGACGGCGAGGGCACCGTGCTCCTCACCGACACCGTGCAGCTCGGCGAGGGCCGCAACCCCGGCTGGTCGCGCCGGCAGGTCGAGGCCGAGATCCACGCCCACCTCGGCACCACCAAGGCGATCTGGCTCCCGTACGGCCTGGCCGGGGACTACGGCACCTACGGCACCCAGGGCCACGTGGACATCGTCGCGGCCTTCGCCCGCCCCGGCGTGGTGATGGTGCACACCCAGCCCGACCCCGCCCACCCCGACCACGAGCGGTGCAAGACCATCGCCGCCCTCCTGCGGGCGTCCACGGACGCGCGCGGCCGGCAGCTCCAGGTCGTGGAGATCCCGGCGCCGACCGTGCTGGAGGAGGACGGGGAGTGGGTGGACTACTCCTACATCAACCACTACCTGTGCAACGACGGCGTCGTGCTGTGCTCCTTCGACGACCCGCGCGACGAGGAGGCCGCCGAGATCTTCCGCGGACTGTTCCCCGAGCGGACCGTGACACTCGTTGACGCACGTACGATTTTCGCCGGGGGTGGCGGAATCCACTGCATCACCCAGCAGCAGCCGAAGGTCTGA
- a CDS encoding TetR/AcrR family transcriptional regulator: MAAGGVPVRAARKNAPPREDVLVAAMATIAERGLDGLTMAGLGREVGMSSGHLLYYFRSKDELLLQTLEWSEAELGTARRALLSRRGPVSERLRAYVDLYVPTQPRDPHWTLWLEVWNRSQNAGPQERDRQAAIEGAWHRDLVALLAEGVSRGEFRPVDPDRAAARIRALLDGFSIQLAVGLPTLDREAILDHVREFLTESLAPHH, encoded by the coding sequence ATGGCGGCGGGTGGAGTACCGGTACGGGCGGCGCGCAAGAACGCGCCCCCGCGCGAGGACGTACTCGTCGCCGCCATGGCCACGATCGCCGAACGCGGCCTGGACGGCCTCACCATGGCCGGACTGGGCCGCGAGGTCGGCATGAGCAGCGGCCACCTCCTCTACTACTTCCGCAGCAAGGACGAGCTCCTGCTGCAGACCCTGGAGTGGAGCGAGGCGGAACTGGGCACCGCGCGGCGGGCGCTGCTCTCCCGCCGCGGCCCGGTGAGCGAGCGCCTGCGGGCGTACGTCGACCTCTACGTGCCCACGCAGCCCCGCGACCCGCACTGGACGCTGTGGCTGGAGGTCTGGAACCGCTCCCAGAACGCCGGCCCCCAGGAGCGCGACCGCCAGGCCGCCATCGAGGGCGCCTGGCACCGCGACCTGGTGGCCCTGCTCGCGGAGGGCGTCTCGCGCGGCGAGTTCCGCCCGGTGGACCCCGACCGCGCGGCCGCCCGCATCCGGGCCCTGCTCGACGGGTTCAGCATCCAGCTGGCGGTGGGCCTGCCCACGCTGGACCGGGAGGCGATCCTGGACCACGTACGCGAGTTCCTCACGGAGTCCCTCGCCCCGCACCACTGA
- a CDS encoding 3-isopropylmalate dehydrogenase, which translates to MSTSINLAVIPGDGIGQEVVAQGLKVLTAVLPQDVKLETRPYDLGAQRWHRTGETLPDAELEALKHHDAILLGAIGDPSVPSGVLERGLLLKLRFAFDHFINLRPSKLFPNTATPLAGRPEIDFVVVREGTEGPYTGNGGSLRTGTPAEVATEVSVNTAYGVERVVRDAYERANARPRKKLTLVHKNNVLVYAGHLWKNTFDKVGQEYPEVTTDYLHVDAATIFFVTQPERFDVIVTDNLFGDILTDLAAAVTGGIGLAASGNINPTGAFPSMFEPVHGSAPDIAGTGKADPTATILSVALLLRHLGYEAQAVRIEDAVSADLAERDGTFRSTDAIGDALAARVAG; encoded by the coding sequence ATGTCGACCAGCATCAATCTCGCAGTGATCCCCGGTGATGGCATCGGCCAGGAAGTCGTGGCTCAGGGACTCAAGGTCCTTACCGCGGTCCTGCCCCAGGATGTGAAGCTGGAGACCAGGCCGTACGACCTCGGCGCCCAGCGCTGGCACCGCACCGGTGAGACCCTCCCGGACGCGGAGCTCGAGGCGCTCAAGCACCACGACGCGATTCTGCTGGGCGCCATCGGCGACCCCTCGGTCCCGTCCGGCGTGCTGGAGCGCGGGCTGCTGCTCAAGCTCCGCTTCGCCTTCGACCACTTCATCAACCTGCGCCCGTCGAAGCTCTTCCCGAACACGGCCACCCCGCTGGCCGGCCGTCCGGAGATCGACTTCGTCGTGGTCCGCGAGGGCACGGAAGGCCCGTACACCGGCAACGGCGGCAGCCTGCGCACCGGCACCCCCGCCGAGGTGGCCACCGAGGTCAGCGTCAACACCGCCTACGGCGTGGAGCGCGTCGTCCGCGACGCGTACGAGCGGGCCAACGCCCGCCCCCGCAAGAAGCTGACGCTGGTGCACAAGAACAACGTCCTCGTGTACGCGGGCCACCTGTGGAAGAACACCTTCGACAAGGTCGGCCAGGAGTACCCCGAGGTCACCACCGACTACCTGCACGTCGACGCCGCGACGATCTTCTTCGTCACCCAGCCCGAGCGCTTCGACGTCATCGTCACGGACAACCTCTTCGGTGACATCCTCACCGATCTGGCCGCCGCCGTGACCGGCGGGATCGGCCTGGCCGCCTCCGGGAACATCAACCCGACCGGCGCCTTCCCGTCCATGTTCGAGCCCGTCCACGGCTCCGCCCCGGACATCGCCGGCACCGGAAAGGCCGACCCGACCGCGACGATCCTCTCGGTCGCCCTCCTGCTGCGCCACCTGGGCTACGAGGCCCAGGCCGTCCGCATCGAGGACGCGGTCTCGGCCGACCTCGCGGAGCGCGACGGAACCTTCCGCTCCACCGACGCGATCGGCGACGCCCTGGCCGCGCGCGTAGCCGGCTGA